The following proteins are co-located in the Rhodococcus opacus B4 genome:
- a CDS encoding dynamin family protein — MSAAPLHEARALIASARRLYAGSPDIRDQLGGCARRLEQPLRVALAGSLKAGKSTLLNSLVGQDIAPTDATECTRVVTWYRSGSTPTVTAWYQPEPGTGAQRSANVPVLRRDGHLTFDLGHLTADQVDRLDVEWPSSALAHTTIIDTPGTSSLSRDVSARTLEMLTPDNEASGADAVVYLLRTLNATDVQFLGQIGDHVGDESGPLGVVGVVSRADEVGAGRLDAMMSAKEVASRFAGELERTGLCQAVVPVAGLLALGARTMRQAEFAAFQHLAEVPVDDLNLAMLSADRFAREDSPLPVDARMRAQLADRFGLFGIRMAVTLIRLGTKDSPTLAAELVERSGLDELRQVIDIQFGQRADQLKTHSALVALKRVLTAHPLPGASDILMSAERLLSDVHGFQELRLLGRLRSTEVGLPADDVAELQRLIGGFGIEIPERLGTDGDDSVELQRMRALAAVRKWRERARHPLLDQFTARACTVAARSAEGVLEELNTVRL, encoded by the coding sequence ATGAGCGCCGCGCCGCTGCACGAAGCCCGCGCGCTGATCGCGTCCGCTCGCCGGCTGTACGCGGGCAGTCCCGACATCCGGGATCAGCTGGGCGGATGCGCCCGGCGACTGGAACAGCCGCTGCGGGTGGCGCTGGCCGGCTCGCTGAAGGCGGGCAAGTCCACGCTGCTCAATTCCCTGGTGGGGCAGGACATCGCGCCCACCGACGCGACCGAGTGCACCCGCGTCGTCACCTGGTACCGCAGCGGGTCGACGCCCACCGTGACGGCGTGGTACCAGCCCGAGCCGGGCACCGGGGCACAGCGTTCCGCCAACGTGCCGGTGCTGCGCCGGGACGGACACCTCACGTTCGACCTGGGCCACCTCACCGCCGATCAGGTGGACCGCCTCGATGTGGAGTGGCCGTCGTCCGCGCTCGCGCACACGACCATCATCGACACCCCCGGCACGTCCTCGCTGTCGCGGGACGTCTCGGCCCGCACCCTCGAGATGCTGACCCCGGACAACGAGGCGTCCGGCGCCGACGCCGTGGTCTACCTGCTGCGCACCCTCAACGCGACCGACGTCCAGTTCCTCGGCCAGATCGGCGACCACGTGGGCGACGAGTCGGGGCCACTCGGCGTGGTCGGTGTCGTGTCGCGCGCCGACGAGGTGGGGGCGGGCCGGCTGGACGCCATGATGTCGGCGAAGGAGGTGGCGTCCCGGTTCGCGGGCGAACTCGAACGGACCGGGCTGTGCCAGGCCGTCGTCCCCGTCGCGGGTCTGCTGGCGCTCGGTGCCCGCACGATGCGACAGGCCGAGTTCGCCGCGTTCCAGCACCTCGCCGAGGTCCCGGTGGACGATCTGAACCTGGCGATGCTGTCGGCCGACCGGTTCGCGCGGGAGGACAGTCCGCTGCCCGTGGACGCGCGGATGCGGGCCCAGCTGGCAGACCGCTTCGGGCTCTTCGGGATCCGGATGGCCGTCACCCTGATCCGGCTGGGCACCAAGGACTCGCCGACGCTGGCGGCCGAACTGGTGGAACGCAGCGGGCTCGACGAACTGCGTCAGGTGATCGACATCCAGTTCGGGCAGCGGGCCGATCAGTTGAAGACCCACTCGGCGCTCGTGGCGCTCAAGCGGGTCCTCACCGCGCATCCGCTGCCGGGGGCGAGCGACATCCTGATGTCGGCCGAACGGCTGCTGTCCGACGTGCACGGTTTCCAGGAACTGCGCCTGCTCGGGCGGCTGCGGTCCACCGAGGTGGGACTGCCCGCCGACGACGTCGCCGAGCTGCAGCGCCTGATCGGCGGGTTCGGAATCGAGATCCCGGAACGACTGGGCACCGACGGCGACGACTCCGTGGAGTTGCAGCGGATGCGGGCGCTCGCCGCGGTGCGGAAGTGGCGCGAACGGGCACGGCACCCCTTGCTCGACCAGTTCACGGCGAGGGCCTGCACCGTCGCGGCCCGCAGCGCGGAGGGTGTTCTGGAGGAACTGAACACCGTCCGCCTTTGA
- a CDS encoding dynamin family protein has protein sequence MDSAAAEKSPAGSQSMTALLEQALGVAKRFGRGDLAQRLDSARTRVQDPRMRIVVVGPLKQGKSQFVNSLLNLTVCSVGDDETTAIPTVVQNAETASAELVLADPGADPIRVPLPLDELNGITPASPRAGGREVLRVEVNVPSPLLADGLVLVDTPGVGGAGNPHAASTLGLIPASDAVFVLSDASQEFTEPELGFIRQVTSLCPSVACLISKTDLYPHWREIVEADRGHLARAGLDVPLIPISSVLRSHALRLQDEELNTESGFVELYAFLRDRVVARAEANTRRAVSLDVSSAAEHLTLGIGSELAALRDPAKGAAAVAELQKAKAAAEELHKKTSLWQQTLGDGIADLAADIDHDLRDRLRRVTREAEETVDEGDPGKDWDALGQWLEQEFATAIGDNFVWAHDRALWLAEVVAQHFAETGSVELPHLDVADVDGVLEPVASLADLEAGRIGITQKVLVGMRGSYGGVLMFGLITTMMGMALVNPISIGAGVLLGTKAYREDRESRILKRRAEAKTAIRRFADDASFQVGKESKDRLRSIQRLLRDHFTAIAEQALRSINESLRAAQEAANLESTERTRRIAQLEKDLHVASALKQQAAQLVAGDAGAVTA, from the coding sequence ATGGACAGTGCAGCCGCCGAGAAGAGTCCAGCCGGGTCGCAGTCGATGACGGCGTTGCTCGAGCAGGCCCTGGGCGTGGCGAAGCGGTTCGGTCGCGGCGACCTGGCGCAGCGCCTCGACTCCGCCCGGACCCGCGTCCAGGACCCGCGGATGCGGATCGTGGTGGTCGGGCCGCTCAAGCAGGGCAAGAGCCAGTTCGTGAATTCCCTGCTCAATCTCACCGTGTGTTCGGTGGGGGACGACGAGACCACCGCGATCCCCACCGTCGTCCAGAATGCGGAGACCGCGTCGGCCGAACTCGTCCTCGCCGATCCGGGTGCCGACCCGATCCGGGTGCCCCTGCCCCTCGACGAGCTGAACGGCATCACCCCGGCCTCGCCCCGCGCCGGGGGCCGTGAGGTGCTGCGGGTGGAGGTCAACGTCCCGAGTCCACTTCTCGCCGACGGGCTGGTCCTCGTCGACACACCCGGGGTGGGCGGCGCCGGCAACCCGCACGCCGCGAGCACACTCGGGCTGATTCCGGCGTCCGACGCCGTATTCGTCCTGTCCGACGCCAGCCAGGAATTCACCGAACCGGAGCTCGGTTTCATCCGTCAGGTCACCAGCCTGTGCCCGTCGGTGGCGTGCCTGATCAGCAAGACCGACCTGTACCCGCACTGGCGCGAGATCGTCGAGGCCGACCGCGGGCACCTCGCGCGCGCGGGCCTCGACGTTCCGCTCATCCCGATCTCGTCGGTGCTGCGTTCGCACGCGCTGCGACTGCAGGACGAGGAACTCAACACCGAATCCGGTTTCGTCGAGCTGTACGCCTTCCTGCGCGACCGGGTGGTGGCCCGGGCCGAGGCGAACACCCGCCGGGCCGTGTCGCTGGACGTGTCGTCGGCGGCCGAGCACCTCACCCTGGGGATCGGCAGCGAGCTTGCCGCCCTGCGTGATCCGGCGAAGGGCGCCGCCGCGGTGGCGGAACTGCAGAAGGCGAAGGCCGCCGCCGAGGAACTCCACAAGAAGACGTCGCTGTGGCAGCAGACGCTCGGCGACGGCATCGCCGACCTCGCCGCGGACATCGACCACGACCTGCGGGACCGGTTGCGCCGCGTCACCCGGGAGGCGGAGGAGACCGTCGACGAGGGCGACCCCGGCAAGGACTGGGACGCGCTGGGGCAGTGGCTCGAGCAGGAGTTCGCGACCGCGATCGGCGACAACTTCGTCTGGGCGCACGACCGCGCCCTCTGGCTGGCCGAGGTGGTCGCGCAGCATTTCGCGGAGACCGGTTCCGTCGAACTGCCGCATCTGGACGTCGCCGACGTGGACGGGGTCCTCGAACCCGTGGCCTCGCTCGCCGACCTCGAGGCGGGACGCATCGGCATCACGCAGAAGGTCCTCGTCGGTATGCGCGGGTCCTACGGCGGCGTCCTCATGTTCGGTCTGATCACCACCATGATGGGCATGGCCCTGGTCAATCCGATCTCGATCGGCGCCGGAGTCCTGCTGGGCACCAAGGCGTACCGGGAAGACCGGGAGAGCCGGATCCTGAAGCGCCGGGCGGAGGCGAAGACAGCGATCCGGCGGTTCGCCGACGACGCCAGCTTCCAGGTCGGCAAGGAGTCGAAGGATCGGCTCCGGTCGATCCAGCGGCTGCTGCGCGATCATTTCACCGCCATCGCCGAGCAGGCGCTGCGTTCGATCAACGAGTCGCTGCGGGCCGCGCAGGAGGCGGCGAACCTCGAATCCACCGAACGGACCCGCCGCATCGCGCAGCTCGAGAAGGATCTGCACGTCGCGTCCGCACTGAAACAGCAAGCGGCGCAACTCGTCGCGGGCGACGCGGGAGCGGTCACGGCATGA
- the tnpA gene encoding IS200/IS605 family transposase codes for MSEYDDIRTGRNCTFALHAHLVFVTKYRHRVFSDKHLSRMEEIMRAVCEDFECELVEFNGEATHVHLLVNFPPKVAVSRLVNSLKGVSSRRMRQEFPELVRHYWRAQRLWSGSYFAGSVGGAPISILRQYIEQQHRPA; via the coding sequence ATGTCTGAGTATGACGATATACGTACTGGCAGGAACTGTACTTTTGCTCTCCATGCTCACTTGGTTTTCGTGACGAAATATCGGCATCGGGTGTTCTCCGACAAGCATCTGAGCCGGATGGAGGAGATCATGCGAGCAGTATGCGAGGACTTCGAATGCGAGCTGGTCGAATTCAACGGCGAAGCCACCCACGTTCACCTGCTGGTGAACTTCCCTCCGAAGGTCGCCGTGTCGCGGCTGGTGAACAGCCTCAAGGGCGTGTCCTCGCGGCGGATGCGGCAGGAGTTCCCGGAACTGGTGCGGCACTACTGGCGTGCGCAACGGCTGTGGTCCGGGTCATACTTCGCGGGGTCGGTCGGCGGTGCCCCGATCTCCATCCTCCGCCAATACATCGAGCAGCAGCACCGGCCCGCCTAG
- a CDS encoding Hsp70 family protein, with the protein MAAALGIGVGSVNTVAAVDTDGASVTDAADLTVLSRASVLHLSPDRAPVLGGDGGEPDAVMVSDFANRVGDPVGILTDDGSTYSGEDLVATAVSCIVHEAASGRHGLPATVVAHPTVWPPYTVGVLAEALEQAGVADATLVSEAQAVMTWLERTRGTLGDALTVIYDLGGTSLDITLFRSDAHGTETGVLGKPVRSEDFGGAHFDHATMQYVLGNVAEEFGDIDPFAPDTVAALTRLRTRCTAAKEALSSDTEATIGIELPGISTDVRLVRSELEDLIREPLQDSVTLVRESIHAAGLESSEVTQVVLTGGSAAIPLVAELLSAELRVPVVAAERPGHTAALGAALLAADRDAGHAAAPTVARMPVVVPTAAPATAAPAAAPAVPAVPAVGSDADTVVLAARPPAPRPVDPGPTGMSRKKKAGIITASAAAIALLAAGGLSLGTVFDVAPASSSGSTTSQSSGTSAGSASTSGVPAEAAATGAVAPGTEAAGVADATGVPGTAAGVATPVAAPGTVPPGTVAPAAAPPVAAAPGTAPAPVAAAPAPAPAPAPAPAPAPAPAPAPSVPSDGGAAIANTIVGGAGAVGDTVTGVGGTVGGVVGGVTGLVPGVLGNGG; encoded by the coding sequence ATGGCTGCAGCGCTCGGCATCGGTGTCGGATCGGTCAATACGGTGGCCGCCGTCGACACGGACGGGGCGAGCGTGACGGATGCCGCCGACCTCACCGTCCTGTCCCGTGCGAGTGTTCTGCACCTCTCCCCCGACCGCGCACCCGTTCTCGGCGGCGACGGCGGCGAGCCGGATGCGGTGATGGTGTCCGACTTCGCGAACCGTGTGGGCGACCCGGTCGGGATCCTCACCGACGACGGCTCGACCTACTCGGGCGAAGACCTCGTGGCCACCGCCGTGAGCTGCATCGTGCACGAGGCGGCGTCGGGCAGGCACGGTCTCCCGGCCACCGTCGTCGCCCACCCGACCGTCTGGCCGCCGTACACCGTCGGGGTCCTCGCCGAGGCGCTCGAGCAGGCCGGCGTCGCGGACGCCACCCTCGTGTCGGAGGCGCAGGCGGTGATGACGTGGCTCGAACGGACCCGCGGCACCCTCGGCGACGCGTTGACCGTCATCTACGACCTCGGCGGCACCTCACTCGACATCACCCTGTTCCGTTCGGACGCACACGGCACCGAGACAGGCGTCCTCGGCAAGCCGGTGCGGTCCGAGGACTTCGGCGGCGCCCACTTCGACCACGCCACCATGCAGTACGTCCTCGGCAACGTCGCCGAGGAGTTCGGCGACATCGACCCGTTCGCCCCCGACACCGTCGCCGCGCTGACCCGCCTGCGGACCCGGTGCACCGCGGCGAAGGAGGCTCTGTCCTCCGACACCGAGGCCACCATCGGCATCGAACTGCCCGGCATCTCCACCGACGTGCGGCTGGTGCGCTCGGAACTCGAAGACCTCATCCGCGAACCGCTGCAGGACTCGGTGACGCTGGTCCGCGAGAGCATCCACGCCGCCGGTCTCGAATCCAGCGAGGTCACGCAGGTGGTGCTCACCGGCGGCAGCGCCGCGATCCCGCTGGTCGCCGAACTCCTGTCCGCGGAACTGCGGGTTCCCGTCGTCGCGGCCGAACGTCCGGGCCACACCGCGGCCCTCGGTGCGGCGCTGCTCGCCGCCGACCGGGATGCGGGACACGCCGCCGCCCCGACCGTCGCGCGGATGCCGGTCGTCGTTCCCACCGCCGCGCCGGCAACGGCAGCGCCCGCCGCCGCCCCGGCTGTCCCGGCGGTCCCGGCGGTCGGGTCGGACGCCGATACCGTCGTCCTCGCCGCCCGGCCGCCCGCACCGAGACCCGTCGACCCGGGCCCCACCGGGATGTCCCGCAAGAAGAAGGCTGGGATCATCACCGCGTCCGCCGCCGCCATCGCCCTGCTCGCCGCAGGTGGGCTGTCGCTCGGGACGGTCTTCGACGTCGCACCGGCGTCCAGTTCGGGTTCGACCACCTCGCAGTCGTCGGGCACGTCCGCCGGTTCGGCCTCCACGTCCGGTGTTCCGGCGGAGGCCGCCGCGACGGGCGCCGTCGCACCCGGCACCGAGGCTGCGGGTGTCGCCGACGCGACCGGTGTTCCCGGCACCGCGGCCGGTGTCGCGACTCCGGTCGCCGCCCCCGGCACCGTCCCGCCCGGCACCGTCGCACCCGCCGCGGCCCCACCGGTCGCCGCTGCGCCCGGCACCGCCCCGGCCCCCGTCGCTGCGGCACCGGCACCCGCGCCGGCCCCAGCCCCCGCGCCGGCGCCCGCACCCGCGCCCGCCCCGGCACCGAGCGTTCCGTCCGACGGCGGCGCCGCGATCGCCAACACCATCGTCGGTGGCGCGGGCGCGGTCGGCGACACCGTCACCGGGGTGGGCGGCACGGTCGGCGGCGTCGTCGGCGGAGTCACCGGCCTGGTGCCCGGCGTCCTCGGCAACGGCGGATAG
- a CDS encoding LuxR C-terminal-related transcriptional regulator, translated as MSTLPSPLPPTELAELDGPQLSALALVLLGSDLDETVVARVLDVEPDRARAAVDSLRSDGWVDERDTLLLTDHTHLTTTLGENRLHTLARRLLAHHVDGGTLTLPVARAVASTGTPSEELSQFLCAQAELAEPALAAALYAEAGRVGRLHDAAVVAYAEASALGGDLDTAVGLADSVLERSATVDCPELAAAVRISAAGAAFCGMIDRSAELYAWLGADRAGADASLAASVLVVAGRLDDAEAVLATSAGAPPTAATAGAALVATGLVQSVTASANAALNSLTRALSMPGRASRPRMLPDSPAAITALAALHCGELAHADAVLTRARETERPGSVTANRHQLLTAWTSMVRGDLTSAQSRLDGLDAASMHQRDLLFVHGLRVGLARRTGDNAALLQAWAGAQGVLAEYSVDLLSLLPLGELWLTAIRVGEPGRITHLVDDAQSLLRTLGEPAIWGSALHWYGVQASILAECPADLMPHARALGEAAKVSPYASGLATAGRAWLRVLQGDIDAASVEDAARTLDRIGLPWDGARLAGEAALRASDTRVATTLLQVARALRQPTSPGNGADSAVVSSPSTPGSLTDREAEVADLLVQGLTYREIGSRLYISAKTIEHHVARIRRRLGAGSRSELLSMLRAMGHGSAAPPPVSTS; from the coding sequence GTGTCCACGCTGCCCTCACCGCTTCCTCCCACGGAACTCGCGGAGCTCGACGGCCCGCAACTCTCCGCTCTCGCACTGGTTCTGCTCGGTAGCGACCTCGACGAGACCGTGGTCGCCCGGGTACTCGACGTCGAACCCGACCGGGCCCGCGCGGCGGTCGACTCGCTCCGTTCGGACGGCTGGGTCGACGAACGGGACACGCTCCTTCTCACGGACCACACGCATCTCACGACGACGCTCGGCGAGAACCGCCTGCACACGCTGGCCCGCCGCCTGCTTGCCCACCACGTCGACGGCGGAACGCTCACGCTTCCCGTCGCCCGCGCGGTGGCCTCGACCGGCACACCGAGCGAGGAGTTGAGCCAATTCCTCTGCGCCCAGGCCGAACTCGCCGAACCGGCTCTGGCCGCCGCACTGTATGCCGAAGCGGGCCGGGTCGGCAGGCTCCACGACGCCGCCGTCGTCGCGTACGCCGAGGCGAGCGCCCTGGGCGGTGACCTCGACACCGCGGTCGGCCTGGCCGATTCCGTCCTCGAACGATCCGCGACCGTCGACTGTCCGGAACTCGCTGCGGCCGTTCGCATTTCGGCCGCCGGCGCCGCGTTCTGCGGCATGATCGACCGCAGCGCCGAACTGTACGCCTGGCTCGGTGCGGACCGTGCCGGCGCCGACGCGTCCCTCGCCGCCTCCGTCCTCGTCGTCGCGGGCCGGCTCGACGACGCCGAAGCCGTCCTCGCGACGAGCGCGGGCGCACCCCCCACCGCCGCCACCGCCGGCGCCGCCCTCGTCGCGACCGGACTCGTGCAGTCGGTGACCGCGTCCGCGAATGCGGCACTGAACTCGTTGACTCGCGCCCTGTCGATGCCCGGCCGCGCGTCGCGGCCCCGGATGCTGCCCGACTCCCCCGCCGCGATCACCGCCCTCGCCGCACTCCACTGCGGCGAACTCGCCCACGCCGACGCCGTCCTCACCCGGGCCCGGGAAACCGAGCGTCCCGGCAGTGTCACCGCGAACCGGCACCAACTGCTCACCGCCTGGACGTCGATGGTCCGCGGCGACCTCACGTCGGCGCAGTCCCGGCTCGACGGTCTCGACGCCGCGTCGATGCACCAGCGCGATCTGCTGTTCGTCCACGGCCTGCGGGTCGGGCTGGCGCGGCGCACCGGCGACAACGCGGCACTGCTCCAGGCGTGGGCGGGCGCGCAGGGTGTGCTCGCCGAGTACTCGGTGGACCTGCTGAGCCTGCTGCCGCTCGGCGAACTGTGGCTCACCGCGATCCGGGTCGGCGAACCCGGGCGGATCACCCACCTCGTCGACGATGCCCAGTCGCTGCTGCGGACCCTCGGCGAACCGGCGATATGGGGGTCGGCGCTGCACTGGTACGGCGTGCAGGCCTCGATCCTCGCCGAATGCCCCGCCGATCTGATGCCGCACGCCCGCGCGCTCGGTGAGGCCGCCAAGGTCAGCCCGTACGCGTCCGGGCTCGCCACCGCCGGTCGCGCCTGGCTGCGCGTGCTGCAGGGCGACATCGACGCCGCGTCCGTCGAGGACGCCGCCCGCACCCTCGACCGGATCGGCCTGCCATGGGACGGCGCGCGCCTCGCCGGCGAAGCCGCGCTGCGCGCCTCCGACACCAGGGTGGCGACGACCCTGCTCCAGGTCGCGCGGGCCCTGCGCCAGCCGACGTCCCCCGGCAACGGCGCCGACTCCGCGGTCGTGTCGAGCCCGAGCACCCCGGGGTCGCTCACCGACCGCGAGGCGGAGGTCGCCGACCTGCTCGTCCAGGGGCTGACGTACCGGGAGATCGGGTCCCGCCTCTACATCTCTGCGAAGACGATCGAGCACCACGTGGCCCGGATCCGGCGGCGACTGGGCGCCGGATCGCGGTCGGAACTGCTGTCGATGCTGCGTGCGATGGGCCACGGATCTGCGGCTCCGCCACCCGTGAGTACTTCTTGA
- a CDS encoding IniB N-terminal domain-containing protein, producing MATNAVLDFILGLLRDEQAAAAYCANPADALCAAGLQGVSHADIVSVAPLVAESGLFAGSGADLAAIVNAGADVAGDVAGGLGAGVGGALGGGLGGGLGLGGGLGGAVGIGAGAGLGLGAGLGGDFDFAAELAAGLSAALGAALEIGGEIGAQLGAALGAALDAALSLTGGLDLGSALDLGAVISGALGGALGLGTDLTAQLATTLTAAITALPVVDVAGGLTGILAPALSIGGDLGADLGAALGAALGSVVDLGGSVDGDILAGLGAGLDLGGVLGTTLGSVLGVDAGLGGALGGALDAAIGAGGGLGATLDGLLGGELLGDVAGSLGGVLGTDLSAVLGGALGGVLGAGGDLGADLGGALGATLGSIADLGGGLDLDAILGAGGSLGGALSGLLGGELGVGGDLTAGLGTALDAVLGAGGGLDLGAVLGAEGGLGGALSGILGGVLGAGGDVSGDLGGALGGLLGGALDLDGGLGGALSGALDSGLGLDAALGTVLGGALGLDGGLAAELGSTLDAALGAGGVTGIDLGGLLDGGLDLGLGGDLGLGGELTSELTTALSGALGLGGEAGANLGTVLGGALESGLGLGGVLDTGADLGTTISSALGGALGVDGDATAGLGAALDAVLGADGGIDLGGATDLGGVLGGAFGAGGAAGADLGAALGGVLGGALETGGALDLDSVLGAEGSIGSTLGTALGGVLGADGDLSATLGSALETALEAGGGLDLDSALDADLGLDAAAGVGGALDGALDAGTGLAGGLTSGIDGALGGLLDVGSDVTGNVGGAVGGGVAGGADAAAGIGAGVAAGVGAVADAGADLGGSLGTNLVGGLDTAGGLGAGLTSGLTGGLGGIFDTGAGLGSALTGSVGGAVDAVGEAGASVGAVADAGASLDANLGGALDTAANLGGTVGGALDTAANVGGSLGGTVDAAAGIGGDVAGGIEGSVDSAVDATAGLTGGLDATTDAAADLGAGLSGGVSGLGSLGTSVGGALDGAVGGAVDGAVGGAVDGAVDGGAAVGGALDGAASAGGSVAGGASAGADAAADAGTDGSADLGAVGGAVADTTGSIAGGLGSTLGGAVDTGADTWSSIDADNAFGADSGLHADTDGSLFGDTDSSVDLSHDVTGVVDHLEP from the coding sequence ATGGCTACCAACGCCGTCCTCGACTTCATCCTCGGCCTTCTTCGCGACGAGCAGGCTGCGGCGGCCTACTGCGCCAACCCGGCCGACGCGCTGTGCGCCGCCGGCCTGCAGGGTGTGAGCCACGCGGACATCGTCTCCGTCGCTCCCCTGGTCGCGGAGTCGGGACTGTTCGCAGGCAGCGGGGCCGACCTGGCCGCGATCGTGAACGCCGGTGCGGATGTCGCCGGTGACGTCGCCGGCGGTCTCGGCGCAGGTGTCGGTGGCGCCCTCGGCGGGGGTCTCGGCGGCGGCCTCGGTCTCGGCGGCGGCCTCGGCGGTGCGGTCGGAATCGGCGCCGGCGCAGGCCTCGGTCTGGGCGCCGGCCTGGGCGGCGACTTCGACTTCGCCGCAGAACTGGCGGCCGGTCTGAGCGCCGCGCTCGGCGCCGCGCTGGAAATCGGCGGCGAGATCGGTGCGCAGCTCGGTGCCGCGCTGGGTGCGGCCCTCGACGCGGCACTCTCCCTGACCGGTGGCCTGGACCTCGGCAGCGCCCTCGACCTCGGTGCCGTGATCAGCGGAGCCCTCGGGGGAGCGCTCGGACTGGGCACCGACCTGACCGCGCAGCTCGCCACCACCCTCACCGCGGCGATCACGGCCCTGCCGGTGGTCGACGTGGCCGGTGGTCTCACCGGGATCCTCGCGCCCGCACTGTCGATCGGCGGCGACCTCGGCGCCGACCTGGGTGCGGCTCTCGGTGCCGCCCTCGGAAGCGTCGTCGACCTCGGTGGCAGCGTGGACGGCGACATCCTCGCCGGACTCGGAGCCGGCCTCGACCTCGGCGGCGTGCTCGGAACGACCCTCGGCAGCGTGCTCGGTGTGGACGCCGGTCTCGGTGGCGCGCTGGGCGGCGCCCTCGACGCGGCGATCGGCGCCGGCGGCGGACTGGGTGCGACCCTCGACGGCCTGCTCGGCGGTGAACTGCTCGGCGACGTCGCCGGTTCGCTCGGTGGTGTCCTCGGCACCGACCTCAGCGCGGTCCTCGGTGGCGCGCTCGGCGGTGTCCTCGGTGCGGGCGGCGACCTCGGCGCAGACCTCGGCGGCGCGCTCGGCGCGACGCTCGGGTCGATCGCGGACCTGGGCGGCGGACTGGACCTCGACGCGATCCTCGGTGCGGGCGGCAGCCTCGGCGGCGCGCTGAGCGGTCTGCTCGGCGGCGAACTCGGAGTCGGCGGCGACCTCACCGCCGGTCTGGGCACCGCGCTGGACGCGGTCCTGGGTGCCGGTGGCGGACTCGACCTCGGTGCCGTGCTCGGTGCCGAAGGTGGCCTGGGTGGTGCGCTGAGCGGCATCCTCGGTGGTGTCCTCGGCGCCGGCGGCGACGTCAGCGGTGATCTCGGTGGAGCCCTGGGCGGTCTGCTCGGCGGCGCGCTCGACCTGGACGGCGGCCTCGGCGGCGCACTGTCCGGTGCACTCGACAGCGGTCTCGGACTGGATGCCGCACTCGGCACGGTCCTCGGCGGCGCCCTCGGCCTGGACGGTGGCCTGGCCGCCGAACTGGGCAGCACCCTCGACGCCGCGCTCGGTGCCGGCGGCGTGACGGGCATCGACCTCGGTGGCCTGCTGGACGGCGGACTGGACCTCGGTCTGGGCGGCGACCTCGGCCTCGGCGGAGAACTGACATCGGAGCTGACGACGGCGCTGAGCGGTGCCCTCGGTCTGGGCGGCGAGGCAGGGGCGAACCTGGGAACGGTTCTGGGCGGCGCGCTGGAGAGCGGCCTCGGGCTGGGCGGTGTCCTCGACACCGGTGCCGATCTGGGAACCACGATCAGCAGTGCGCTCGGCGGCGCCCTCGGAGTCGACGGTGACGCGACCGCCGGTCTGGGCGCGGCGCTCGACGCGGTGCTCGGTGCGGACGGCGGGATCGACCTCGGCGGCGCGACCGACCTGGGTGGCGTGCTCGGCGGTGCGTTCGGTGCCGGTGGCGCCGCGGGCGCCGATCTCGGCGCGGCCCTCGGCGGAGTGCTCGGCGGTGCGCTGGAGACCGGCGGCGCTCTCGACCTCGACAGCGTCCTCGGTGCGGAAGGCAGCATCGGCAGCACGCTGGGCACCGCACTCGGCGGCGTCCTCGGAGCGGACGGCGACCTCAGCGCGACCCTCGGTTCCGCACTGGAGACGGCGCTGGAGGCCGGCGGCGGGCTCGACCTCGACTCCGCCCTGGACGCCGATCTCGGACTCGACGCGGCGGCCGGTGTGGGTGGCGCCCTGGACGGTGCGCTCGACGCGGGCACCGGACTCGCGGGTGGCTTGACGAGCGGCATCGACGGTGCGCTGGGCGGACTGCTCGACGTGGGTAGCGACGTCACGGGCAACGTCGGCGGTGCCGTCGGCGGCGGGGTGGCGGGCGGCGCGGACGCTGCGGCCGGCATCGGGGCCGGTGTCGCGGCGGGTGTCGGTGCTGTTGCCGACGCCGGAGCGGACCTGGGCGGCAGCCTCGGAACCAACCTGGTCGGCGGACTGGACACGGCCGGTGGCCTGGGTGCCGGTCTGACCAGCGGCCTCACCGGTGGTCTCGGCGGAATCTTCGACACCGGTGCGGGCCTCGGCTCCGCACTGACCGGCAGCGTCGGCGGTGCCGTGGACGCGGTCGGCGAGGCGGGCGCCTCGGTCGGCGCGGTCGCCGACGCCGGTGCGAGCCTGGACGCGAACCTCGGTGGCGCCCTGGACACGGCGGCCAACCTGGGCGGCACTGTCGGTGGCGCCCTGGACACGGCCGCGAACGTCGGCGGAAGCCTCGGCGGCACCGTGGACGCCGCTGCCGGAATCGGCGGCGACGTGGCCGGCGGAATCGAAGGCAGCGTGGACAGCGCCGTCGACGCCACCGCAGGTCTGACCGGTGGCCTGGACGCCACCACCGACGCGGCCGCCGACCTCGGCGCCGGATTGTCCGGTGGCGTGAGTGGTCTCGGATCGCTCGGCACCTCGGTCGGCGGCGCCCTCGACGGTGCCGTCGGTGGCGCGGTCGACGGTGCCGTCGGTGGCGCGGTCGACGGTGCGGTCGACGGGGGAGCCGCTGTGGGTGGCGCTCTCGACGGCGCAGCATCCGCCGGTGGATCGGTCGCGGGTGGCGCTTCCGCCGGCGCGGATGCCGCCGCGGACGCCGGCACGGACGGTTCCGCGGACCTCGGAGCGGTGGGCGGCGCCGTCGCCGACACCACCGGTTCGATCGCCGGCGGCCTGGGATCCACCCTGGGCGGTGCCGTCGACACCGGGGCCGACACCTGGTCGTCGATCGACGCGGACAACGCGTTCGGCGCCGACTCGGGCCTGCACGCGGACACCGACGGTTCGCTGTTCGGCGACACCGACTCCTCGGTGGACCTTTCGCACGACGTCACGGGCGTGGTCGATCACCTCGAGCCGTGA